The Flammeovirga pectinis genomic interval TCTATATATTGGGGAGTTTTTTTATCAGTAATCTCGTCAATAAAATTCTTTTTCATTTGCTTAGAGATATTAGTATTCTCGCCATCAAAAAGAATTTCTAGATATTTTTTACGGTAATTATTTTCCCGGTATTTGTAAGAGCCTGTTGAGTAGGGTTGACCATTACGATCTTCTTCGTTATTAAAACGCTTGATAAATTGTGTAAACTGTTTGGTTTCTGCATACAGTTTAGATTCATCTCCTTTATAATTGCCTATTGTTTGTTGTGCTTGCGAAAGTGAGATTCCACAACAAAAAATTAACAGCGTAAATACTATTTTCTTCATCAAATAATAAATAAAGCTTGATTGATATGTTTATCATAAAGAGATAATAACATACCAATCAAGCTTTTATGTGTTATATAAATTAACCTTTTTTCGTTTCAGAAACTCTGATATCACCTAAAAGGACATCCCAGAAACCAATTTCTCTACCACCAATTTGTGTTGTTTTGCGTTCAACATAAATAGTGATATCCTTTTTGGTAACATCTTTATATACTAAACCGTCTTCTGTTACACCTGTAAATTTTTGATAAACAGTGATTACACCAACGTATCTACCATCAGGTTGTTTTTCTAAATCAGAAATGTACTGAATATCAAACCAATCTATATTTACAGATTTGTAGTTTAATTTATTTAATCTCTCTAAATACTTACGGATACCGAAGTATTTAATTTGTTTTTTACCTAATGTTGAAACACCCATTTGAGCATCTTCAACAAAAAGCTCTAAAGCTCTTTCAATAACTCTATTTGCTTCAGAAAATGATGTTTCTTTATCACCAATTTTACTGATATATTTACTTAAATCATGTACTTTTTCTAAAGCCAAAGAGTCTATTGCTGCTTTTCTTGCAGGAGGCATTGGAGGCTCCTCTTTTGTAGTATCTTGAGCAAATACTTGAAGACCAATCAAGCACAAGAATAAAACACTTAAATATTTTGCTGTTTTCATTATATCAATAATTTTCAGTTACTGTTAATCCTGTAATTCGTCCTTTTTTATCTAACCCCCAAATATTTTCAGGATCAATAATTATCATATTTTCACCCATTTTACTTATTCTAAAAAAGTATTTTCGGGGTTTGTATTCATTACTTTCTATAGTAGGATTGATATAATCAACCTCTATTTTAGCAGAATTAGTAAAGAATGTAGAAGCGTAATCAATTAATCTTCCCACCTCAACAGGAGGTGTTTTTCTATCAGATAAAGCTTTAATAAGGCCATTAAGTTTTAATGCCAAATCTTCTTTTTCTGTTTGTGCGTAAGTTCCAATTTGACTACCAAATGATAAAAAGAAAGTAAAAAGAACGAAGAGTTTATAGGATTTCATTAATTATCTTTTCTTAAGAATTAGTTCAGTAATCTTACCGTTACTATCTTTTTTAAATTCTTTAATTTGATCAGGATTACGTTTTACATCCTTTAAATAATCAAGGTATTTTTGAGCAGTTGTAGGCTTGTCATAATCAACAATATCACCGTCATTATATACTTCAATTAAAACAGGAACATCAGGAGAAGCAAATAAAGCTAATGCTTCTGTAATCATAAGGTTAGCTTCTTGAGAAGAGCCAGACCCTGTGATATTATCTAATAAATAATAGATGTCTCTTTTTTGAGCTTCTTGTACTTTTTCTTGTTCTGCTGTTTCCTTTGCCTTTTGTTCAGCAGCTAATTTAGCTTCTAAAGCTTGACGTTGTGTAGCAAGATTAGTTTCAGCTTTTGCCACTAAATCTTGAACTTCAGCATCCGATAAATTGTAAGATTTAATCTCGTTTAATCTTGCCTCATCTGCAGATAATTCTTCTAAAGAAGTATATTCTTTCCCTACCATAGCTTGTAGGTCTGCCTGAGCTTTTTGAGTTTTTGCTAGTAATTCTTGTTGAGCTTGTTCAGCAGCTAATTTCTTTTGGCTTTTACAACCAGTGAAAGTAACTGACATCACTAAAGCCATTAGCAAGACTGTAAAAATTGATGATTTGTTCATTTTTGACGTTTAAATATATCCAATTAAAATTTTTTTCAATTTATGGTATATTCATCAAAAAAAAATGATTCTTGCAGAGAAGATGGTATTATTACGACTCATTTACAAAAAAATAAGATTATGTCGATAATAGTACTTTATTTCTTTCTACAAGAATCAAATTATGGTTGGTGTATTAAGCGAGTGCTTTTATAACGTCCTTTTCAATTTTATCTGGAGTAGTAGTCGGTGCGAACCTTTCAATAGGATTGCCATCTTTACCAATCAAAAACTTAGTAAAGTTCCATTTGATACCATTAAAAAATGTACCAGGTAATGCATCTTTTAAATATTTAAATATAGGGTGTGCATTACTACCATTTACATCAACTTTCTGAAAAAGAGGGAAAGTGACACCAAAATTTAATTCGCAAGAAGATGCCATTTCTTCATTACTTAATGGTTCTTGGTTAGCAAACTGATTACATGGAAAACCTAAAATTACAAACCCTTTATCTTTATATTTTATGTATAATTCTTCAAGCCCTTTAAATTGAGGAGTTAATCCGCATTGTGTTGCTGTATTAACTACTAAAATTACTTTGCCTTCAAAATCATCCATTGATAATTCGTTACCTGCAGAAGTTAGTGCAGAGTAAGAGTAGAATTGTGCGCTCATTGTATAATTAACTTAATATTATGTTTTAAAATTTTATATCAAATATGACAACATAAAAGTGAATAATCAATCATTTAATAATTTTAATATTATTCTTAATGTGTATCAACTATTTAATATACAATCTAAACGTTTTTTCGCTTGAGTTTGTTTAAGCATCTTTCTAAAAAAAAATTGATTTATTAAATTCGTACTATAGAATTACTAATTCAATAAAAATTTAAGTAGATTAGATGTATATAACTCATATAAACTGCTTTTAAGCATAAGTTATTAAGTATTTATTATGACAATACAAGAACTTCAAGAACGCTATCATTTTAATAGAGAAACTCCAATAGTAATAGGGGATAGATGTAAAATATTTTTTGGTAAACTTGATGAAGATGAAGTTATTATAATTTCTGATTTATCTCCTCGAATAATTGAAAAGGAACCAGTAGACTCTTTTGAAGTTGGAACGACTTTTTCTTTTGAAGGAACCTCAGATAATGCAGATTCTTATGTTTACGGGTCTTCTCAATACACTATTAGAATGTTAGAAAATTATTCTGATGATGTACAGAATAAGGTTAAAGAGATAATGGTAGAAGTAGATGAAGATAAATTGAAGCAACTCGAAAAGGAGTTATTGTACGTGCTTCGTTTACCGGAATTAGATAGAACACAAAAGCTTCTTGATATTAAGAGTTTATATAGTCAGGGGCTATATGATGAAACTTTTAAAGCAATTGCTTACGATTATGCAGATGATTTACTTTTAGATGGAGATATGCTCTATCTTTTAGGTGATATGTGTGAAAAAGGGATGGGGACATTCCAAAACAAAGAGCAAGCAAGACAATTTTTTGCGCGTGCTGCTGAAGTAGGTATTACTAATGCAACCAAAAGGGTTGAAATGATAGATGCCGAAACAATAGATAATCAGCAAGTAGTTGAAGAGAAAAATGAAGAGGTTGTCAAAACATCTCGTTTAAAAAGAAAATCCGGTCCGGTAGGAAACAAAAAACGAGGCTTATCAAAAAAGAATCAATTAAGGTATTCTATAATAGCCTCTTTATTCTTTGTTTTAGGCTTGTTTGTTTCTTCGCTATTCTCATCATTTACATCTAGTAATGATGACGAACCAATAGAAGTTGTTACTACTCCAACTGGTACAGATGTAGAAACTGAAACACCTCAGGAAGCAGAAAATGAAGTAGCTTTTAAGAATGTAGAAGTTGATGTTCTTTCACAAATGGGACAGCTTAAGAATTATACTGAAGCTATAAAGCGTTTGAAAGAAGGAATTACATTAATAGAACAGACACAAAGAACAATGACGTTAACGGCTAAGCAGAGTGCAAGACTTGAGCAACTTAACGGTTACATAATGGGGCAAATATCTGCCTTGAATGATAATAAAAAGGATTTGTTCTGGACAAAACATTCATGTGTATCTGGAGAAACAGTAATTAGTATTGCTAACCATTATCATGTGCCAGAGAAGAATGTTTTAGATGATAAAGGAAAAGTGCTAAATATGGATAGGATTCTAAAAAATACAGAGATTGTAAAAATTGGAATTCCAGCTTTGTTCTTTAATCATAAAGTATTACCAGGAGAAAGCATTGGTACTATTTCTAATAAATATGATATTCAACCTGCTGACATCAGAAAGCTAAACGAATTATCATCAGATATTTTACAACCAGGACAAGATTTACGAGTTTATATTAGATCATAATTATAAACTATCGCACATAAAAAAAGCATCTTAGATTAAATTCTAAGATGCTTTTTTTATGGTAATTACCCTAATTTATATTGCGTGTCTTGCATCAAAGTTTGATACAAAAACAGATTTTCTACTCGAAATTTTAATCGTTTCGTACATGCTTGATAATTTAGAACAAAGTATTTCAGAACCTTCAACTAAAGGTAAACGAACCCCTTTGCCACAAATACCAGCAATTTCTAATGCAGCTTTTACTCCAACAGGGTTTCCTTCTTCAAATAATGCATCTGTAAAATCTAATAATTCAGACATTTGCATAGTAGCTGCTTTAATATCACCATTAAGAGCATTTGTTACAGTACTTCCAAATTCTTGAGGAACAGCATTTCCTAATACAGAAATAACACCATTACCACCAATAGAAATAATTGGAACTGTTAGAGCGTCATCGCCAGAGATATATAAAAAGTCGTCTGGAGTATGGCTAATAACTCTCATTGCTTGTGTTAAATCTCCACCTGCATCTTTAACACCAAAAATATTTTTGTGACCTGATAATGTTACAATAGTATCAACAGACATATTTACTGCAGTTCTACTAGGAACATTGTAAAGTAAAATTGGTAGAGGAGAAGCGTCTGCGATTGCACTATAATGAGCAATTAATCCTTTTTGAGAAGGTTTAACATAATAAGGACATACAGATAGAATTGCATCAACTCCACTAAGGTCCCATGTAGTTAATTGTTCTATAACTTCAGCAGTATTATTACTACCAGCTCCAAACATAATTGGCCTTTTTGTTGGATTATTTTCTTGGACAAACTTTAAAACTTGACGTTTTTCATTTTTTGTAAGCGTAGCACTTTCGGCAGTTGTACCATTTACAACCCAATAATCAACATCCTTAGTATGTTGTAGTAACCTCTTAAGTGCAGGGAAATCTATTGTACCTTCTGATGTGAATGGTGTAACTAGTGCTATGCCTTGTCCAATAAACGCTTCCATTTCTATATATTTATATGTTTGTGTTTTTCTACTTATTTCTAACAATACAAAAATAAGTAGAACGATTTCTATCACAAATTTACAATAAAAAGAAAACCTTTTCGTAACAAGTTGTTATATTTATAACTTGAATTAATAATAAACGTAAATATATGATCACAATTGCAGAAGCTGTAGAAGAAATTGTACGTAAATCTCCTTTCCTGGAAGAGGCTATTGTAGACGGAATAGTTAATTATACAGGTTTAGCAAGGCAAATAATGCCAGAGGTTGAAGATAAATTAATGAAAGACGTTCAAATTGGTGGTGTAGTAATGGCCATTCAACGCTTACGTCCTAAATTATCAAAATTAGATATTGAACACGAAGTTTTAAATTACCTCAAGAAAATGGGGGAAATAATTGTACGTTCAGACTTGGTAGATTACACTTTTAAGAACTCTCCAACATTATTAGGAAAACAACAAGAGCTTTTAAAAGTTATACAAGGTGAAAAAGATGTTTTTCAAGCTTCGTCAAAAGGAGTTTATGAAACTAATTTGGTAACAAGTAAAAAAATGATGGATCAGTTGATTTCAATTTTTGCTGGTGAAGATATCATTAGTAAAAAAGAAAATCTAGCATCATTAACTATGCGTTTACCACAAGACAATACATCTGTTCCAGGTATCTATTATTATTTATTGAAAAAGATTGCTTGGGAGGGTATAAATATTGTAGAGGTAATTTCAACAACCAATGAGTTTACATTGATTTTAGCTAAGAAAGATGTAAATAGAACATTCGGATTATTACATAACCTAGTAAATGATTAACAATAGCTATGAAAAAATTAACTCCATTTGAAGAATGGGTAATTCTCAATAAAGGAACCGAACGACCTTTTACAGGCAAATACAATCGACATGATGAGCCAGGCACATATATATGTAAAAAATGCTCATCACCTTTATATAAGTCTGAAGATAAATTTGATTCAGGTTGTGGATGGCCAAGTTTTGACGATGAAGTTGAGGGTGCGATTAAAAAAGTGACTGATCAAGATGGACAAAGAACAGAAATAATTTGTAGTTCTTGTGATGCACATTTGGGTCATGTATTCCAAAATGAAAACTTAACACCAAAGAATGTTAGGCATTGTGTTAATTCTATTTCTCTTGATTTTGAAGGAATTAAAGCAGTAAGTCCGAAGGTTGCTATTTTTGCATCAGGATGTTTTTGGGGTACGCAATATTACTTTTTGAGAACAAAAGGAGTAATTTCTAGTACAGTTGGTTATATAGGAGGTACAAAAGAGCACCCTACTTATGAAGAAATTTGTACTGGAGAAACAGGTCATGCAGAGGCTGTAAAAGTTGTCTATGATTCTGATAGAATAGGTTACGATTATTTAGCAAAACTATTCTTTGAAACACATGACCCTACTCAAATAAATAAGCAAGGACCTGATATTGGAACACAATATAGATCTGAAATATTTTATTTTGATGATGAACAGAAGGAAAAAGCACAAGTTTTAATTGCTCAACTTAAGGCACAAGGGTTAGCTGTTGCAACTTCTTTAACTGATGCAGCTGACTTGCCTTTTTGGGAAGCAGAGGAGTATCATCAGGATTATTATGAGAAAACGGCAGGGAATCCATATTGCCATATTTATACAAAACGCTTTTAAAAGCAATGAGGCTACCTTTGATGAAAAGGTAGCCTCATTCTTTATTAATAAAGACTTAATCTTCTTTAGAATCTTCTCTATTTTTTAAATGCATTTTTTCAGCAGCACGAATTACATCAATTTCAGAAAGTGTACTTCCTTTTTCGCTACCATTATTAATGTGTTTTGGACTACCAACAATCTGTGAAGTGTAAATACTTGTGTGTCCTGAAAACATATAGGCAGTAATACAAGATACAGCAATAAAAACAGCAGCAGGAGCACC includes:
- a CDS encoding glutathione peroxidase, encoding MSAQFYSYSALTSAGNELSMDDFEGKVILVVNTATQCGLTPQFKGLEELYIKYKDKGFVILGFPCNQFANQEPLSNEEMASSCELNFGVTFPLFQKVDVNGSNAHPIFKYLKDALPGTFFNGIKWNFTKFLIGKDGNPIERFAPTTTPDKIEKDVIKALA
- a CDS encoding LysM peptidoglycan-binding domain-containing protein, which codes for MTIQELQERYHFNRETPIVIGDRCKIFFGKLDEDEVIIISDLSPRIIEKEPVDSFEVGTTFSFEGTSDNADSYVYGSSQYTIRMLENYSDDVQNKVKEIMVEVDEDKLKQLEKELLYVLRLPELDRTQKLLDIKSLYSQGLYDETFKAIAYDYADDLLLDGDMLYLLGDMCEKGMGTFQNKEQARQFFARAAEVGITNATKRVEMIDAETIDNQQVVEEKNEEVVKTSRLKRKSGPVGNKKRGLSKKNQLRYSIIASLFFVLGLFVSSLFSSFTSSNDDEPIEVVTTPTGTDVETETPQEAENEVAFKNVEVDVLSQMGQLKNYTEAIKRLKEGITLIEQTQRTMTLTAKQSARLEQLNGYIMGQISALNDNKKDLFWTKHSCVSGETVISIANHYHVPEKNVLDDKGKVLNMDRILKNTEIVKIGIPALFFNHKVLPGESIGTISNKYDIQPADIRKLNELSSDILQPGQDLRVYIRS
- the dapA gene encoding 4-hydroxy-tetrahydrodipicolinate synthase — encoded protein: MEAFIGQGIALVTPFTSEGTIDFPALKRLLQHTKDVDYWVVNGTTAESATLTKNEKRQVLKFVQENNPTKRPIMFGAGSNNTAEVIEQLTTWDLSGVDAILSVCPYYVKPSQKGLIAHYSAIADASPLPILLYNVPSRTAVNMSVDTIVTLSGHKNIFGVKDAGGDLTQAMRVISHTPDDFLYISGDDALTVPIISIGGNGVISVLGNAVPQEFGSTVTNALNGDIKAATMQMSELLDFTDALFEEGNPVGVKAALEIAGICGKGVRLPLVEGSEILCSKLSSMYETIKISSRKSVFVSNFDARHAI
- a CDS encoding aspartate kinase, translated to MITIAEAVEEIVRKSPFLEEAIVDGIVNYTGLARQIMPEVEDKLMKDVQIGGVVMAIQRLRPKLSKLDIEHEVLNYLKKMGEIIVRSDLVDYTFKNSPTLLGKQQELLKVIQGEKDVFQASSKGVYETNLVTSKKMMDQLISIFAGEDIISKKENLASLTMRLPQDNTSVPGIYYYLLKKIAWEGINIVEVISTTNEFTLILAKKDVNRTFGLLHNLVND
- a CDS encoding bifunctional methionine sulfoxide reductase B/A protein, whose protein sequence is MKKLTPFEEWVILNKGTERPFTGKYNRHDEPGTYICKKCSSPLYKSEDKFDSGCGWPSFDDEVEGAIKKVTDQDGQRTEIICSSCDAHLGHVFQNENLTPKNVRHCVNSISLDFEGIKAVSPKVAIFASGCFWGTQYYFLRTKGVISSTVGYIGGTKEHPTYEEICTGETGHAEAVKVVYDSDRIGYDYLAKLFFETHDPTQINKQGPDIGTQYRSEIFYFDDEQKEKAQVLIAQLKAQGLAVATSLTDAADLPFWEAEEYHQDYYEKTAGNPYCHIYTKRF